GATTTAAGCACTAGCTCTATTCTTAATTGAATCTTGGGGATTGAGCCCATTGAACTCGGTCAATCTTTGGTTAAACCCGgtcttctctcttcccttccctCTTGTGAATCCACGAGAATGACCGTCGACATttcattgatttatttttttggtcaaagatatTTCATTGATTTCAATTACATAAACTGACGAGGCCCACGCTCCGCGctcgaatttttccttttgcaggTTCTTAGCCACACCCTGCACCCTCCCCGACGCTACAACTAACTCTCCGGAAAAAGCTCACCACGGGAGGTGGCGGCGACCGGCTGACGGGCAGCGGTCGGCAGGGGAGGGCGGTGGTAATGGTAGCAGTGGTTAATGATGGGCGGGCGGTGATTGACGGGCAGCGGCGCGGTGGCTAGCGGTGAAGGCGGTCGGTggcaacggtggtcggcggtggtgaTAGTTGATGGCGGCGGCAGGagacggtggtcggcggtggtgggcggcggcggttggCGATGGCGGCtgctggaggtggtggtgggcgGCCCAGGTACAGCGATGACTTAACCTTTTGATGGGTCGACAATATATCGAAAATGGGTTCTATATGGGTTACATGTGtaatccatttttgacccattagatttattttcaaatttttggacccatttttacGGAGCCCTCTAAAAGCTAACAACCCATATAAGactcatttatttaaaatatgggtcaaaaatggatgATGGATCCGTGCTCTAATCATTCATGAATTTGGATATGATTTAACCAAACTGAAAAGGATTATCAGTGGTCGGCATTATCGCCTAGGTAATGAAGATTAAAATTAAGGAAATATCCTCCGAATCGATGATTTTCCGGGAGACAAGCGGACCATTAACTTTCCGCTGACTGTTTCACTTCCAAATGAATTTGGTCTTAACAAAACAAGGAATGAACTGCTACTGCTTATTCAAACGTAGCCAAACGGCAAGCAATAGTCGAATTGATGGGGCTCGACTGTCAACTTCACCGTCATCGATTTAGGTCTACTCACCAAAGTTCATTGCATTTAGCGCATTATTGTAGCTTCAAGCACCATTATTGTATAACTGGTAGAGTTGGAAGACAGTGGAAATATATATCTGTTAGGTACATCAAGCGATttcaatccaatttttttttcagttaggTTTGCTATCAATACTGCAATTTTTGCTTCACTAAGACAAAACCAAATTACGCTCTAGCAATAGAAAGGGTTCGGGCAATCGTTTATTTGACTAGTCGAGCTACTCGAATTTGACTCATGGATTGCTCAAACTCTGCTCGGTTATTTTTTAGTTCAACCAGCTCGAGCACTTATCAAGCAGAGCTCAGTCTTGAATATTGCGAGCCCAATCGAAAATTACACATACATTTGTAAATGGATGTAAAACTAATAATATACTCATTCAATAGCATGCCGAGTCGAGTTGAATCAAGCTCTGAGCATCGAACTGCATTGACTCGACTCGACGACATCCCTAGCTGATGCTGCAACCTTTCGGCAGCCTGTATGATGAACTGTTCGGAGGAACAAATTGAAGAGAGCCGTAGGACCATATTCTCTATCCCAATATGTTATCAAAACCCTTTGTGGGAAAAAAGAAGCAGCCTCCCCATCCTCTGCATTTTCAATGGTTTCCGATCAGTACACGCAAACGAGGGTTTGGTAAAACGGACGAAGACGACTGTCATGCATGTGCACAGGCAAGACGAACGAGAGGACTTCCTCTTGACCGAGGATGGGGCATTAAATTCATCGAATTTGACAGGGCTTGACCATCCTTCACGCTTAATCCTTATCTTGCAATCCTGGACTTCATGTCAAGCTCACGATCTTATCGGATTCGGGTCAAGAAAATTAAGTGATCAACATCATTTAATTAACAGTCAATTATGGGCGCTTGGTGCTCCAGTAAAGAAAGCTATAGCAAAAGTTGTTTCTTTTAAGCACAAAGGTCTGGACTTTAGCAAAGAAAAAGCAGACACGCACCCCCAATTTGAACCGTGAATCATATCTCCTCCACCTAATGGACGGTGACTATTGAAtacactgagagagagagagagagagagagagagagagaggtgtgagTGTTGATGATAGTCTCTTCTTTATAGTTTTGATGATTATCGTGTCTAACCTGATTTCTCATCTACAGGTCACTGCTTACGTTAGTTTGCATATTGACCCCCAAGTGCTAATTTAACTTCTTTCACAATCTTCTGTGCGTCAGCCCACTCTACGTCACAGTGAATTGCCTCACCAAACAATGCAATTCATTGCCTAATGTTTCCCTCGCTCAAGAACTTGGATTACAATACTCTAACCAGAGGTTAACCCTAGCTTAAGTCTAATCAagattataattaaaaaaaaaaagtagttgaATAGCCATACAGACCACCGAATTGCTCCTTTGTCCTTGAACAAGAAGACAAAGTGTGGAGAGGTTACTTGGATACCTCTTGTAAGAACCCAAGTACCTGAAGGAGGTAACTAGAAGACGTCACCCTACCGTTAGCTTCTTTTGCAATATGTCCGGTCGGACATGGATTCATGACTGCATTCGATAAGTTTTCTTCAGTCTAGAAATCCCTTTGTCATAGGTTATGAATTTGGGAATTTAAACAGATTCTGACATGGAAGGGCCACGACTAACTTGCATGACACAGATTATGTCCTGTGAAATTTTCCAGAACAAAGACATGTACGAACTGAGAGCTAAAGCTAATTATGCAATGGATTCACCAAATAGCATTGCTTCGAGGAAAGCAAAATGTAAATGAAGGCACAAACCGCGGGGACAATGATGGACGAAATCATCTCGGTGAGTCCCTCGATCAAAGTTACTCCTAGGTGAACATCAAATTTCACATCACACTAATGACATCAACTTTTCCCTATAAGAATAAATTCAACTCTTCCCATTTTTCTCAGGGTAACAAGCAGAAACACAATGGTCAGTCGTTAACACAAACCTCAAGTTTAGGCATTTGAATGGCTTTGCTTTCAGGATGCATACACTCTATCCAGGACTACTGTACCTGTAAGCAAGCTAAAGAAATTCAGTACAAAGCAGCATATACTTAGTACTGAATAATTTGAGTAAGAGAAGGCAAAGATTTAAAATACGAGAAACGGCACTAGAAGCTGCAAAAGCAATACATAAGTTTGCATGTCAACATGATGTGAAAGACATAGCAAATGAGCACCAGTTCAATTGGTCTGGATGTAGAGCCCCACCTGACTTTTTACGATATAAACTGAACTATAAATTTAAACGTCAGAGTCATTCCCATCAAGCTAAACCtaaaggagaaaaattggaatcaaTATTCTTAGGCACTATGAAACCCAGCAACTCCTGAAATTTCAGAAAGCCAAGTGTAGAGAATGGCCGAAAGTCCAGTGATCTATCTGCTCGGCAAGCTTGCCAGCTTTTTCGAGAATGAGTTCCAGCATATGAGACAGGGCCGGGAAGAAATGATTGTGCTGAGAGGCGAATTCGAGCGCATCAAGGCCTTCCTGAGAGTTGCAGATTCCATGGAAGAGAGCAACGAGGAAGTCAAAGTATGGATCAAGCAAATAAGAGAAGTCGCATATGATGCTGAGGATGCTCTTGATGAATTCAAACTGCTCTTGGCACATGATCATGAGGGGCGCGGTCTTCTTTACAAGATCCCTTGCTGTATCAGGAATATGAAAGCTCGATATCAGTTGACTGCTGCAATCAAAAGCATCAGCTGCAGAATGAAAGACATCTGTGAAAGCCATCAGAGACTGTCTGAAAAATCAAACAGAGACCAAGAAGGTTCGAGCTCCACCTGTGAAGACGACACGTGGCAAGATCATCGAGCAGATGCAGTCTTTGTAGAAAAATCTGGTCTGGTGGGCATTGAAGAGCCCAAGAAAAAGCTTACTCAGTGGCTTGTTGACGGCATTTCAGAGAGGGAGGTGATATCAGTTGTTGGAATGGGAGGGTTGGGGAAGACGACTCTGGTAAAGCAAGTTTTTGATGATCCAGTTGTGAAGAAGCACTTTCCTGTGCGTGCTTGGGTCACACTTTCTCCATCTTCGAAGACAGAAGAGCTCCTAATGGACATGCTTCAACAAATTGCCAGTACCATCATGAAACCGGTTCCAAGTGGAGCAGACACCATGAACATCGATTGGCTGAAAATGATGATCAAGAGCTTCCTACAGGGAAGAAGATCAAGGTACCTGATTGTTCTTGATGATGTCTGGCACATGGACAAATGGGATGCTGTCAAGTATGCATTGCCCAACAATAACCGCGGAAGCCGGATAATGATCACAACCCGGAATGGTGAACTGGCACAGGCATCCTGCACTGAATTTGATGGGCAGGTCTATGAAATGCAGCCGTTGCCGGTCGAACAATCATGGAAGCTATTCTGCAGGAAGACTTTCAAGAAAAACTTGTGCCCCTCCCATCTGCAGGACATCTGTACCGACATTTTAAAGAAGTGCGAGGGCCTGCCCCTAGCAATTGTGGCCATAAGTGGCGTCCTGGCTACAAAAGACAAGCGGAGAATAGAAGAATGGGATTTGGTCCGCCGTTGTCTTCGTTCAGAAATTGATGGCAATGACAAACTCAAAAACATGAAGAAGGTACTTTCACTCAGCTTTAATGACTTGCCTTACTACCTGAAGTCCTGTTTATTACAGACATCTATATTCCCTGAGGCTCACATAATTGAGCGCATGAGGCTAACTAGACAATGGGTAGCAGAAGGTTTTGTTGAAATGAAAGATGCTAAGACCATGGAAGAAGTTGCAGATGGTTACCTAAATGAGCTTGTATATAGGAGTCTTATCCATGTGGTGGAGAGAGACAAGGATGGGAGGGTGAAGTCATACCGAATCCAtggccttttgcggaagatcaTCATTTCAAAGTCAAGAGACCAGAATTTTGCAGCAATAGTTGACGAACAAAGTTCAGCGTGGCCAGATAGAATTCGTCGCTGCTCAATTCACAATGAGCTTCAGATTGGACAACAGAACTTGTCACTTTCCCATCTCAGGTCCTTGTATGTATTTGGGGTAGACAAATTTTCCCTATATAGAATTCTATCTGGTGATCTGAAACTTCTTAGTGTTTTGGACTTGCAAAATGCTCCATTGAGGAGGCTCCCGGTGCAAGTTGTAGACATGCGTTGTCTAAAGTTTTTGAGTTTGAGGCATACTCAAATTCAGACAGTTCCAACATTCATAGGAAGGCTTCAGAACTTAGAAACTCTAGACCTCAAACACACTTATGTCACTTCATTGCCTGTAGAGATCATGAAGCTCCAACGCCTTTGCCATCTACTTGTATATCGTTATCAAACTGTATCATATACGCACTACAAACATGGCTTCAGCACCCCAGCACATATTGGAGCTCTACAATCTCTACAAAAGCTTTGCTACATAGATGCTGAGGATGATAGAACCAACAATGTTATAAGTGAGCTCGGGAAGCTAAATCAGCTGAGAAGACTATGCATTCTAAAgttgaagaaagaagatggaaggAAATTGTGCTGGTCAATTGCGAAGTTGACAAACCTCCAGGCCCTGGCTGTTTCTTCATTAAGAGATGATGAAGACATTGATCTGCAGTACCTTTCATCTCCACCACCGCTACTTCAAAGGATCTACCTGAGAGGACGTATGCAGGCATTACCACATTGGATAGCAAACATGCATAGTCTTGTCAAATTACATTTAAGATGGTGTTGCCTAAAGGAAGATCCACTGCCATCCCTCCAGGATTTGCCCAATCTTGTACATCTCGAATTACTTCAAGTTTACGATTGGCACACACTATGCTTTAAGGCTAAAGGGTTTCAAAAGCTCAAGATATTAGGTCTTGATTATTTTGAGGACCTAACATTTGTACAGATAGAGAGGGAAGCAATATCTAGCCTAGAGAAATTGATCATCCAGCGATGCAAACAGTTGAAGAGTATGCCATCAGGAATCGAGCATCTCACCAAGCTCAAAGTGCTGGAGTTCTTTGACATGCCTGAAGAATTAACCGAGAAGCTTAAGCTAGCAGAGAAGGATGAAGATTATCAGAAAGTGGCACATGTTCCAGAACTTCGTTATGGCTACTGGAGAGATGGGGCTTGGGATGTTACTTCAGTTGAGAGGTCAGGAGAGGAATGGAGCTCTCGACCTCAGGACACTATGACGAAGAGAAGTAATCTTCCTCCTTGTTGGAAATAATGATATGCTATACCTTGAGTAACACACTTTTTCTCGATTTGCGCCCGTGTATTGTAACTAATGAGGCTGATAATGTTCATGCAAACATCAAAGGTTTATTGTCTCCAAGAAAACTGGGTAGGCCATTTTGTAGCCTGGAATTGCATCTGATATAGTGTCTACGCTATCCACCATGTGCATGTCGCTCGGGTGCACACCTATATATGTAGGCTTGGCAGTTCATCTATCCTTCATGGCAATATCTTCCGTATATGGAAGAGATCTTTCTAAGATGACATGTCAAATGACACCACATTTCTAACACATTAAGAAACAAATTTTTCATGCACCAATATGTTATTACTCATATAAAGAGTTAGTATAACTATGTTGCATTATGTGAATTATACGTAAAATTAGGTGTTTAAATGCATCTAATTAAGTCAAGAGGGTTAAACCATACATAACACCTCCATTCCCCATAAAACTCGATCAAGCAGGCTATGCTCAATTACATATCGTTGGTGTGCCATGCAAACCAGTGGCATCATAACATTTATACCTCCATCCCCAAATTCAGTGACCTCAATCACAAAATTGTCCTAAATCACTCGAGCACATTTAAATTCTCCGAAACAAGCATGTTCCCTTCATCAAGAGGGCAAATTTAGGAAGGGTAGAAGAAATGATGCCACTTTTTCCGAGGAAAGCAAGGAGACGTGGCTGGTAACTCCATTGTTTAACTCATCCAAGAAATGCGGATAAGAGAACGAAACATGTCTAAACACCACATTTCAGTCCGACTTATACAGCAGGACAAGAA
The sequence above is drawn from the Rhodamnia argentea isolate NSW1041297 chromosome 9, ASM2092103v1, whole genome shotgun sequence genome and encodes:
- the LOC115744438 gene encoding disease resistance protein RPM1-like, whose translation is MAESPVIYLLGKLASFFENEFQHMRQGREEMIVLRGEFERIKAFLRVADSMEESNEEVKVWIKQIREVAYDAEDALDEFKLLLAHDHEGRGLLYKIPCCIRNMKARYQLTAAIKSISCRMKDICESHQRLSEKSNRDQEGSSSTCEDDTWQDHRADAVFVEKSGLVGIEEPKKKLTQWLVDGISEREVISVVGMGGLGKTTLVKQVFDDPVVKKHFPVRAWVTLSPSSKTEELLMDMLQQIASTIMKPVPSGADTMNIDWLKMMIKSFLQGRRSRYLIVLDDVWHMDKWDAVKYALPNNNRGSRIMITTRNGELAQASCTEFDGQVYEMQPLPVEQSWKLFCRKTFKKNLCPSHLQDICTDILKKCEGLPLAIVAISGVLATKDKRRIEEWDLVRRCLRSEIDGNDKLKNMKKVLSLSFNDLPYYLKSCLLQTSIFPEAHIIERMRLTRQWVAEGFVEMKDAKTMEEVADGYLNELVYRSLIHVVERDKDGRVKSYRIHGLLRKIIISKSRDQNFAAIVDEQSSAWPDRIRRCSIHNELQIGQQNLSLSHLRSLYVFGVDKFSLYRILSGDLKLLSVLDLQNAPLRRLPVQVVDMRCLKFLSLRHTQIQTVPTFIGRLQNLETLDLKHTYVTSLPVEIMKLQRLCHLLVYRYQTVSYTHYKHGFSTPAHIGALQSLQKLCYIDAEDDRTNNVISELGKLNQLRRLCILKLKKEDGRKLCWSIAKLTNLQALAVSSLRDDEDIDLQYLSSPPPLLQRIYLRGRMQALPHWIANMHSLVKLHLRWCCLKEDPLPSLQDLPNLVHLELLQVYDWHTLCFKAKGFQKLKILGLDYFEDLTFVQIEREAISSLEKLIIQRCKQLKSMPSGIEHLTKLKVLEFFDMPEELTEKLKLAEKDEDYQKVAHVPELRYGYWRDGAWDVTSVERSGEEWSSRPQDTMTKRSNLPPCWK